In Mytilus edulis chromosome 3, xbMytEdul2.2, whole genome shotgun sequence, the genomic window ggggGAAGGATTTTTGTTAACAGTTTTGGCCACCATTGCTTGTTCCAATTGTTCTGTCATTTTTTGTACCATCTTCATTTGACTCATTGTTTCAAGAGCGCACTTCCTGGTGGGCAAAACGTTCTTCATCATCGCGTCTCGGTCCTGTTCTATTATGGCGGCTCATTCGTACAAGGCAGGCGACAATTGACATAAAGATAGATACACCACCAACTACAGTGACTATGGTGTGCCATGTATTCctgtaatatatttcaaaattgaatagtaaaaacacaaatataaaattgatGTGTATTCAGAAAAATCACTATAACCAGGTTTAACcatcattttctaaataagaaaatgcctgttcacaGTCCTGAATTTGACAGTTGGtatttattcatttgatttgtttaagctTTAATTTGATTActgactttcctttttgaattttccacggtgTTCCATGCTTTTGTTAAATTACCTTTTTACTGTATGCTTAGAGTAAACAGAGGTTTACCTATAACAGAATGATAAAAGCTATAAGCATTGTGTTTGATGTGTACGCTTCTTGTAATTATCTCAAACTGATCATTTGATTGACACAGATTGTTCATCTTTTATAAACCAACCAGAAGTGTCACTagttctgaaaaataaattatatagttttaaatataaatatatagaagtAATACAGTGTTAGAGTGAATAGATAAAAACGGTCATACCAAATGCTTGAAAGAATAATTCAATTAAATGTTTGAACGAAAAAATAGCATTTGGAGTTGTatagtaaaaaatattattttcatctttTGGGCCCATTTATTTTGCAATCACAAACAATACACATACATCGGACTAAAGATAATCACGCGTTTGTTCTATTAATCAAACTTGAAACATCCATTCTTTTAATATGTGTAAATCCTAGGTGTTTTGAAAAAGCTGACGGTTGTTGTTTTCACGTGAACGTTTCCTTATTCAATTTAATCGtataataaagcaaaaaaaaacacaaaaaaaaacaatcaaacaaacaaacaaaaaaaaaacaaaaataaaaaaaaataaacaaaaacaaaaaaaaaaacaaaaaacttaaaactaaacttttgtaaaatttaagtgtGACAAGCctcctgttaaaaaaaatgaaatataattagaaatatttaaaagcgaggttttgaaatacattttaaccAGTAATATTATATTTTGTCTAGATGATGTAGTTGAGTagtaacaataaaaaacaaaaccacACGCAATCGATTTTGAACACCCTGCTTATACAATGAATGTGTTTGATACCAAAATCGAATCGCAGGAATACTGTTAAAAAGTCGTACTTAATATATAGTCCATTATATACTGTCTTCAATGTAATGACAAAGGTACATTATTGGAAAACAAACCAGTTTTAATTTTTGTACCTGTCATTCTCTTGAACTCTTAAATGTAGTAAAATCTACATTTGGACACAATAAAGAACATTGACGTATGAACTATCTGAAACTTTATAAATATCTCTTAGAAAGCGTTTTGGAGAGAAGAAGGTCTGAATGCTACCAAAATTATCAAAGCTGTGAGATGTTAATCATCTTTATGTCAATTCTATATTACAATTGTCTATCTTTCTGTTGATACCACGTTTTGAAATTACCAGTAAAAAAGGAGCCCAAAGTGCATATACTGTATTTGACTTACTTTTCACACATATATGAGTCCTGTTCGTCAGTAAGACAATGCCATCTACCATTTACTTTACAACATGACCCTATATCACACACGTATTCAGCAGCATAATCTCCGCCGCATATTTCACCTACAAGTGAATCATTATAAAATATAACCCAATGCtgtcaaatatttaaattaaCTTTTACGGAGTGGCTATTTGTCCGGGTAGACGAATTGTATATCTGTAAACTGTGAAtaaaactgtacatctgtaaagctgtatataaacggTACATATGTAAAACTGTATATAAATTGCGGATATATATCGAATCACACAAGATGCAGTGGTAGAATATATATGGGCAGCTTATACATAGATTAAAAATGTGCAGTTAATCCACAATTTTACAGACttgcagtttatatacagctttaacaatgtacagtttatatacagttttacagatggacatgtacagtttatatacagttttacagatgtacagtttatgtACAGCTTTACAGCGTTACAGATGTACATTTTATATGCATCTTTAAAGACTCACGAATAATTGAAATGACAAGGACAAGAATTGATCGGAGAACTATTATTTCACAAAACAATTGACTCGCTATATCTGTATAAATGGTGGTAAAGATAATCAAAACAGGGATTCGGGAAAAAAACACCCAGTGTCACCCCTAatgttaataaaataatattccaccttcattattttaataaaaattacagtTTTGTTTACTTGTGGAAATGGAAAAGGGGGGATAGAAAACTCTCCCACCTCTCGATCAAAATATAAATAGGTTGATGTTTAAAAGGGGTCTATAATGCTGTTTGACTGCTTCAGACATAATCCGTACGTTACCTTAAAATGCATGAGTCAAACACGTCCcaagtttgttttaaaagtaatttcTCCCCTTTATTTACGATGTAAAGCCATAGAtatagaaatacaaatatgacatgtatatgattttaaaaaatgtatacgtTGTCCATATTGGACTATATTTGACGAACACAACAATTTCAATTGCCAGTTACAAGATTGGCGCCGAACAATTTAAGATTGCAGAACATTGCTTATTAAATTTATGTCCATATATATAATTTGCAACTCTCTGGTGACGCTGAAAATTCTATTCCACGCACACGCAAATAGTGACATTCGCATTGTATTGGCCGGACAAATGAACAATATCTttatgcagataacctgataattgACTTATCGGGCTGCATTTGTGTCTTTTGGAAGTGTTTTGTTGTTTCACCAGCAAACCGGAATATCACTTGATAAGTTCGGATCAAACCaatcaacgtcggttcaaacattatgtcGGGGTCAAAGTTATTTTAAGGTAAacatatttgacgtcacaaagacgtGATATGCAAttcaattcgccttttcagaatttAAAGGACTATGGATAATCTCATTGTtggtacaccaaaatgaaaataacattacgtcattggttgaatttccattgtttgcAACAATTTAAACCAaccacaacgttttggtgtaagcttttgaaaatattacctaGAGTGCATTAGATTCTGATACGGCgtattaagagctgagcagagCGATATAGACAGTAGGACAACCGATAAAACAGAACCTGTCACGACATAGTCATGATTGTAGTCCGACTAGACAAAACAtctccccgaatgttacgggacgcacctaaatGTCGGGCTGCGTGGCCGACCTCTCCGGACCATTCCCGATctgtaggaatctgttacgaacgtATGCGACTACGTTCATATAATGATAGAACATTCAAAATCATTGAGGGTAGAAATTCGACTTTTACACTTTTCATTTCTTATCGCTGTCTGATTTCAAACGGGAGTCATAATCGCCACTCTGTGAACGCCACATTGCACAAAACTGACATCACAATTGAAAAAGAGAAACTCCGATGACTTGTTATATTTACTTTATGATTTATATGAACAATGGCAGATGGTGTATGAAAgcaaatgaaacaactattcATTTACACCTAACATTACACTTGAACATGTGATCCTCATGCCTTCAACATATACCAAATCTCAAACCGTTTTAATCCTCATGATGTAATTTGTTTTGGGGAAATTTCGGCAAAGCTTACATTGACATAAGATATTGTATTTAATTCTAAAAGTTTTACTGTGAGGTGGTTTATAAACTTTTTAatggctaatttttttttatagaaatgtcTAGGATCATATAATCAAATTTGGCCCACCATCACAAATATAGTTTAAAATGCAGCATTTAAGAAAATACAAGATATTTAGATTGATATTTTGAATTGTAAAAAATAACTCAGGTTAtaaaaatcacaatttaaaagcgtaatattgtttatttacataCCATTTATATGCTGAAAAATCAATGccacaaataaaataataaaaacaaatctcaGAGTCGTCATATTCAGCTTATATAAATTAAACGTCTGTAAATATGTTCCTGGACAGGGAAACTAAACTGGGTTTTTATAGATAAGTTAAGGAAGTATTGAACACATCATTGCATACACCAATCATCATAGAAAAGTTAAGTGTTATATGCTATGTACCTGTTAAATGGTCTATTTTGGTAACATAGTGGATCTGTACGCTAGGTGTCTCTCttttattttacacaaaatgATTGCAGTGCTAGTATCTTCATTTATGTATTCTATCACCTGCCATGTTGATGATTCTATtcaaggttttttttacaaatctattTCCGAGACATTTACTAGCTAAAAATATTTGAAGCTTCTATCTTATGTTGTGTCTGACATAGGCTTAGTCTTTGTGTTCAACATGTCACGCATAACGAAGTTATTTGAAGTAATGCAGTGTTTGTTATATTATGATTCGAGGTCATGTTTATGCTCTCTTTCAATAATCTTGCTTTGCAATTCACACTGTTTGATGTATTGTATACCCTAAGTTTTCTGTTTCTGTTAAATGTATACTGATGTGGACTTTTACTTTCTCAAAAATTTTATTCAAAGAAGAGGGTAAGAGTTGTATGAAGTCACACTACTACATCTACACTCTGTTGCATGTGCCAGTGGCgcgatatacatgtatgttcgtATAATGTGATTTAGCACTAGCTAGTATCTGTTGTGATTTTTTTGActtattataataaaacaacaCATTAAATAAGTATAAATTACTTTATACTTTCAAAACATCATACCCCCTGAAAAAAGGAAAGTGAAAGGGGGTCAATGCCACATGTGCTCTTAGCTATTTCAAATGTTGATCCAACATCAAGCCAACTGTACAGTTACAAAGAATAGATAAttctttgaaaaactaaaaaaatgtctAGCACAGTCAGGGTACAAGAAATGGAATATTTCTTTTGAACTGACATGGAATATCgcacttttttttctcaatcgattaatgaatttcgaacagcgatatactattGACGTATTGTTGCCATCAGCGTCGTAGCTATTGCATGACCTAGacaaagttttataacatttatatcaaagaaaaaagatatttttaccAACTCTTTACGTGGTTATTTGAAGACAACAAACACTGCTGGTGgaattaaaacatgtttgaacAAGCCATATTCTTTATTCACATAGGAAACTCCTGAGTTTGTACTTCCGttttttgtattgtttcctgtTTACTCATCAAAATGGTCTACTTAACACCCACTTACATTGTCAACTTTTCTATTTGGAATATAACTTTCAAACATGTAACATATTATGGTTCTGAGTATGCGCGCACCGTTGGCTGATAGACGTCAGTCATCAATTCTAATCATCTTAGATTTCCATCCTTGCAAAttaatttataatgaaatttaaaaaataagatgaccatgaaacaaaaagaaaattagTGTGCACACTTTGAATCCCAACATCCCGAAATTCGGTACCTAGGACGATTATCCCTGCTGTCTGGAACATCTAATTATGGTGTGTTTCACTGAACTTGTACACTTTTTGATTAAAGGAACAGCGCTGAGGTTCACCTCCGGGTGCGAATTTTCTCACTGAATCGAAAATCCATGACAGGTGACCTTCGGCTGGTTTTTTTtatcggttgttgtctctttgacatattccccatttccattctcaaatgtATTGTTTGTACTACTTCTGTCTTCCGATAAACAATCACTGaatgaaaatataatttgtcatgtttgttgataaCACATTGTAGATTCGTAATAATTATAAAACACGTGTATACAGAAATACTTAGTTGTATACGTGCATTGGttgaataacttttaaaattatatgaatttaaaCACAACTAAACATTTTGTCTAATTAAATGTGGCGCTgacatcaaatggcaaaatcatatgataaaacacatcaaacgaatggacaacaactgtcatattcctgacttgttacaggcattttcgaatgtagaaaatagtggaatgaaccttgttttatagcgctaaacatctcacttgtacgacagtcgcattaaattccattatatttacaccgatgcgtgaacaaaaaagatataataggtaaaattgtcaaaataggagCACAACAGTCATCAATGTGTCACAATTGATTACGCCATGTTTAATAATTGAAAATACAATGTTCAACTCCACCATTACCTCCTTTGATACAAAGTCACCAAGAAACTAGGAGGCAATCATTAAATAGTCAATTCACTTGTATGtcattatttcaatatactgtttATTGTCATTAACCTGAATAATTTGAATATGGATTTGTAATCtaaaatatatctatttttcttcCTAAATTACATGTTGTCATATCAAGTTCGTTGATAACAACTTTTGTATTAGTTGGGATGACCATGCAGATATATTGGAAGTTTCAATGTCTTCAAGTTGAGTGAAAAACTTGGTATTTAGTTTGTTTCGTATGTCCAACACCGTATCTTTCCCCCTGATAAGATCTGCAGCTTTCTCGGCTATCATTATTGTTGGGGTATTGGTCTCTCCAGATATCAAATTTCTCATCACAGATGCATCAACTACTCGTAATCCTTGTATACCTTTAACcctataataaataaaacaaaataatcataagGACATACTGGGGCTGAAAAAGCAGATGTTCTAGACCTGAAAGATCATTGACAAGtctaaatatcttataaattgtGCAATCCTTTCAACAAAGTATAATAAATTACTTAAATTTGTATAAACTCATAAGAACAGAATACGCATACCGCACTCTTATTCTTAGTTTATTAAGGTTTATTAAAAGGTCCATATTAAAGCCGTGCTTCTTAACATGTACAAGTAATAAAATAATATggaaatgaactcatcatagataccataaGGCTTTTCCTTCCTCAGAATCATTGTTTTAAAGATAAATTATCAAATCTTTTTAGTGTTCAATTAATGTTGGAACTTCAAGCTTGATAcatatgttggtgtttgtttacTGTTGCAGTTCAGTGATTTTGTTGTTCCgttattttccttttatagttgatgtgttttcttcAGTTTAAGTTTTTTAACCCTCATTTGTTTTTGCTGAATctattcatgacaattaaacagcgGTAAAGTACTActgcctttaacatgtttaactacaTTAATTGTTGTTTATAAGAAATAGCGCCTCGAAGAGTTGTCAGATCATCTTCAACCTCGAATAAAGATGCTTACCCATCAATACCTCGTATGATTTACATTATTAAAAAATCTTCCATGAAGATCATATTTTTAGGGAGACAATTATATCACATATAACCGATTTCAAGACAGCGACTGATCAATGATGATGATGTTTATAATTAAAAGACGAAACCCGCGTTTAGTGTACCTAATCATAAGCTTAGTATTTTTATGAATTGAATCCATTCATTATACAACATTCCCTTTTCTACTAGTCAAAAATGACACATATAAAGTGGAAGTAAAAGCACGTTTACCTCAGTAAGGGATCCACTACCGATGATAGATCATTTATGTCACCCATTTTACAAGTGCCTACTGGATTAAATGCCGTTGTAGCAAATGAGCGAACATAACACGCCCAATATGAGTCACTGTCGAATGGTATGTCATCGCAAAGTCCAGGATAATCCCGTCTTATCAACTCTGCCCCAATACTTTGCATAGGTTCAGTTAGCACAAGAGTCTGTATTAATCTGACACCTTAAAAAAACGTTGCTTTCATTACACAGATAACTGAAAACATCACCTTTTCTATTGTGATCGTGCTGAGTCTTAATTAATTTTGTCTTCATATAAAAGAGTCAGCATGTATTTGACGGTAGTTTAATAAATGAGAAATGTTAATGTTTAATCTCCAAATGttcttatatatatttgcatGTGAAAAGCTtcgtaaataaaatatgtattaagATTTCTTTTACTGCATAAAAATATGGAAAGAAAAAAGGGAAAGACTAAATACCTAATcgaaactcataagtcgaaaaataACCAACTCAACGGTAATGATAACAAGAACGAGACTGGAggatttcatttgttttgtaaaaaaaagaataaatataacacGCATTTCTACAAGATATAATAAACTTAAAAAGacagtaacaactaataaaaacaatatttatgatacaaataaaaaattttgaaatttcagtATACCTGAtgaatgataaacaaaacaatacgTTTACCTCTGATAAATCCAGCTATATCATCAGGATGTGAAAGGTACTTTGGGTCAATCAAAGGATGTTCAAATGGATCTGTGCTGTTCAGCCGTATCGTTCCTTTACTTTTTGGGTGTAAATAACTTGGCATGATACTAATCCCTTCTGATGTAGCATTCGAAACCATGTGATCAAGCACCTATAATAGTagcatgcaaaaaataaaaatattaaaaagacgTAAATGTTTCATTCACCCCTATAGATATATGATTTTGATGGTTTACTGTGCTGTTGGGATGCTTACAAACAGTGTTAATAACTCTATTACTGGCACTTTGTACGATCTCTGAAAGAATTGGATAAGTCAGCTCGATTGTGTATTTGAGCTTTGTCTGGAATAAAGCGCTTTGTTCGTGAGTAATTTTTACGCCTTGTGTGAAAGTCAGGTTAGTTACGTACGTATCATATAAAATCCATCACATATAAATACATAACCACGCAGTTTTTTGCACATCACGAATTTGGTGTTTATTGCAGATAAATATaagtttttattgtaaataatcaaACTCTGCAAACTCGGTAAATATGAGCTGTACATTGTAAACGATGTATGGAAACTTGTACTTTGTATAAGTTGGCAATTTTTTTATCTCAAGTATTTGACTTTGCCTTCTTTTTCCTTACACAATTGTCATTGTGCTgttaatttatgatatttttttctctctttttattaTTCAGTTATCTCTTTTTAATCTCTATTTTTATTCTGCTTGTAATAATAATCAAATCATAACCTTTTTGGTACTGCAGGTGATATTTGTTTCTGGTAAATGGGAGATAATCCAATACTAATACTCATTTTACACAAATGTGTTATTTCATCAGATATTTGCCCAAATACGACCTATCAGCGGAACTTAACATGTCCTTATGAATATGATCCCTTAACCTATATGAGGTTTTGAATGCTTTATATTTAGTTGTCTTGGAATTTTAGGTGTTTCACGTAAGCCTCTTTGACTTTGATTTACATGTAATAATAGTAAATTAGTCAATTGTTacagcaaatatgcaataaagatattattacgttaaaaaaattaaaatagatcaAAGTCATACATACAAATATTTACTTGATTTGAGCCTACGGCCTCTTATGAATGTCCAATGAAATCAATCCTGTAATTACCTTGTCTTTTATATTTTGCTTCCATCCACTTTGCAAAGCTTTAGCATCAGGTGcaatgtttgaaaaatatatttctgtatCTGGGGAACCACTCATAACATCCTCTTGTTCTAGATTAGCAAATAATACAGCGTTGATGCCTGTTTCTGTATATAAACCTGAAATGAACACACAACATATTGAGAACATTAAACTTACAAACACTGACATTAATGGTTTTTAGAGAACCAAGCGTAAATTGTAGATAAAGAGTCTTTGAATATAAACCCATATACTACCTTAACCACATGTAGACACAACTTGAATGATTGAGAAAAGGAAGATTATAGAAATTAGAGAATTTCAATAACCATAGGAGGAATATAAACAGACAGTGGCATGGCGAAATATATTTACGAAGAGACAAACAGGTTCACCAAACAATATAGAGAAAACTAgtgattaagcaacacgaacctcaccaaaaccGTAAGTGAATACAGGTTTCGTGGAAGGATCTGCAGTTCCATCTCTACTAGTGAGATCCGGGTAAGACAATGCAATAGATGTTAACGGGATTAAATAACACAtttcaagtttattgttttcagcTGATGGCTTTATTGAGTTTTGGTTCCTCAACGTTCAATCTCTACTCACAGATTAAATATAGCTTGGTTAACtgcaatattattttttaaaattttttgtacCTTTTTTGTCTATTATATACTTAAGGAATTCTCCAGGATCCGATAGTTTTTGTGTATTTATCGTCCAGTTTGCATTGACTCTGTAAGACATGAAAAACAGTAAATGATCCTGAAGATTATTTCCAACAGGCAGATCAGCATGCAACGGTATCTGAAATGAACACAATCGTTTTAGTGAGTTGAGATAAGTTAGTACAACTAAACGTATCTTTGAAACGTAGAGGAAAACAAATAGGTCCGAGACCATACTTgttgtcccttgattttcgttgatTTTCGTtgtcacgaatatagtccctaatgcggacagtgtgttacttgccaatattttttatatcccttccaaatttatttttctatgttttatgCCTCACATAGCAAGTAGGGGGGGAGTACTTTATACTTGAAGTATAAACAAAATTTGGTAATGCCTATAATGTTTCAGTCATTTCATTCACATTATAAGCATTACCAAATTTTGTTTATACTTCAAGTTTTCGTTCTGGAATTAAtccattttgtttgattttcagagtctatagttttctttataatttattctGTCGCAAATTATCTCGATATATTTTATCAGtattactaaaaataaaaaaactttcgAACAATAATTGTACAATTGTTTTGAAATGCGCGTTAATAATTAAATGGCTACGGAGgttataaaaacaacaaacaacaaccaaaaaCACCGTGGTAAAGAAAGAAATAATACATTTATTGTGTATGCAGACCGCATTCATAACAAAACATAGACGAGTATATTGTTTAGATTCTTCTCAACACTGAGGATTAATGTAAGATTTCTGTTTCAATCTTACATAATATGTATCACCAATTTGTAAAGTGAATATTTTACTTCATTCCAAAACAATAAGGCTTACTTTGGTCAATTTAACATCTTAAACCTTCATTTCACACTTAACATGAAACAGCTGACATATGTATGTGGCTAGATTTAGTTCGAATTTCATTTTACAAGTATAATTATCAAGAGTCATTTAAGTCTATTTTTTgcctttcaaaaatataaatatccaTTAACACTAGAATTTGGTGCTAAGTTAAGTTTTAGTTATCTCAAGAATGAATAGCTGATTTTTTTAATGCCTCATCCAAAATTCATCTGGATTTGAATCATTATTCCATGAAGTACTAAAATAGGAATTTCCACATGTTCGATTGTATTCGTTGAAGCTGTTCGAAATGTCTATTCCAACCTACAAATAATAACAGTTCATGTATTGCGAAAGTACTTATATAGTAACGAAAAATATTCCACAGCATcctgaaatgaaaacaaatatatactttaaaCTCTTCAAGATGTTCTTTGGGTCCAATACCAGACAGCATCAAGATTTGAGGGGATCTTACAACCCCTGCTGACACAATGACTTCTTTTCGCGCCATCACCATCATTCGACGACTATGTTTCATGTATTCAACCCCAACAGCTTTTCCTTTATGAATGACCaccttaaaaaaaaaggaaaatgtataGTTTACTCTCGTATTTTCATCTCCTGTATACATTACTGGTTAGTTTAAAGTATGAATTGTATATATGGCAATTATCTTATGCACATTTAGGAACACAGCAACGAATTATGTAGGTTAAGCACAATTTGTGAATAGAACGAAGACCGGAAGTGATGGCTGCCATTGAATTAATTTGAGTAgattttgattttgtgttgttaaCGCCACTTTTTATcaccgcttttgggctatttcgtggctgCCATATTTTATTACTGGAGGAAGCAAAACCACCGATCTTCgaaaggaaaactgacaatcctggtcaattaagattggagtcgagtgcatctCGGTGTTGACTCGCTAGTGATAACAGTagtaactatttaaaccactcgACCACCGAGGCTCCCCATTAGAAAATGAGTGCATGTTTGTTTTTGGCGTCTGTTATTTGTCATTTGGTCGAATTCGTTTTtctgccatggtgttgtcagtttgccTTTGTCTTTGACTAATGAGTTTAAATGACCCTTTGGTAACTttcactttctttttttttactatattatataataagttatttCAATAGGGCATAAACAGTTCATGAGTACAAGCAGCTCACCAAGAATGAAATGAGACTCAAATACTAAATATAT contains:
- the LOC139517763 gene encoding uncharacterized protein isoform X2, yielding MTTLRFVFIILFVALIFQHINGEICGGDYAAEYVCDIGSCCKVNGRWHCLTDEQDSYMCEKNTWHTIVTVVGGVSIFMSIVACLVRMSRHNRTGPRRDDEERFAHQEVRS
- the LOC139517764 gene encoding uncharacterized GMC-type oxidoreductase Mb1310-like, with the translated sequence MGLMPALILAMQLLFTGYIKRFKVDTIFEKPLSGVYDYIIVGGGTAGSVLATRLSEDPVTVLVLEAGGSDLENKYVDIPLLSTHLQFSEQDWQYFTVKQESSGYALDGRRNYWPAGKALGGTSILHHMTHVRGSPSDYDRWEAEGCTGWSYRDVLPYFMKSEDVQIPELKKEVYRSVGGSMTVSIEPGNPATEIFKNAAGELGFQTHDCNSPDMIGHCPVQNDVRNSERCSTAKCYIRPVLGRQNLQVSLQSHVTKVVIHKGKAVGVEYMKHSRRMMVMARKEVIVSAGVVRSPQILMLSGIGPKEHLEEFKIPLHADLPVGNNLQDHLLFFMSYRVNANWTINTQKLSDPGEFLKYIIDKKGLYTETGINAVLFANLEQEDVMSGSPDTEIYFSNIAPDAKALQSGWKQNIKDKVLDHMVSNATSEGISIMPSYLHPKSKGTIRLNSTDPFEHPLIDPKYLSHPDDIAGFIRGVRLIQTLVLTEPMQSIGAELIRRDYPGLCDDIPFDSDSYWACYVRSFATTAFNPVGTCKMGDINDLSSVVDPLLRVKGIQGLRVVDASVMRNLISGETNTPTIMIAEKAADLIRGKDTVLDIRNKLNTKFFTQLEDIETSNISAWSSQLIQKLLSTNLI
- the LOC139517763 gene encoding uncharacterized protein isoform X1; protein product: MTTLRFVFIILFVALIFQHINGEICGGDYAAEYVCDIGSCCKVNGRWHCLTDEQDSYMCEKTSDTSGWFIKDEQSVSIKWNTWHTIVTVVGGVSIFMSIVACLVRMSRHNRTGPRRDDEERFAHQEVRS